The proteins below come from a single Xenopus tropicalis strain Nigerian chromosome 9, UCB_Xtro_10.0, whole genome shotgun sequence genomic window:
- the LOC101731897 gene encoding histone H2A type 1 yields MSGRGKQGGKTRAKAKTRSSRAGLQFPVGRVHRLLRKGNYAERVGAGAPVYLAAVLEYLTAEILELAGNAARDNKKTRIIPRHLQLAVRNDEELNKLLGGVTIAQGGVLPNIQSVLLPKKTESSKAAKSK; encoded by the coding sequence ATGTCTGGAAGAGGCAAACAAGGCGGGAAGACTCGGGCTAAGGCCAAGACCCGCTCATCCCgggctgggctgcagttcccagttGGCCGAGTTCACAGGCTCTTGAGAAAGGGCAATTATGCCGAGCGGGTGGGAGCCGGAGCTCCGGTCTATCTGGCCGCAGTGCTCGAATACCTGACCGCTGAGATcctggagttggccgggaacgctgcccgggataacaagaagacccgtatcatccccaggcacctgcagctcgctgtgcgcaatgatgaggagctgaacaaactgctcggaggagtcactatcgctcagggcggggtcctgcccaacatccagtccGTGCTGCTGCCCAAGAAAACCGAGAGCTCCAAGGCGGCCAAGAGCAAGTGA
- the LOC101731959 gene encoding histone H2B 1.1-like: MPDPAKSAPAAKKGSKKAVTKTQKKDGKKRRKTRKESYAIYVYKVLKQVHPDTGISSKAMSIMNSFVNDVFERIAGEASRLAHYNKRSTITSREIQTAVRLLLPGELAKHAVSEGTKAVTKYTSAK, encoded by the coding sequence ATGCCTGATCCAGCCAAGTCCGCTCCAGCCGCGAAGAAAGGCTCCAAGAAAGCGGTGACCAAGAcccagaagaaagatgggaagaagcgcaggaagacaaggaaggagagttacgccatttacgtgtacaaggtgctgaagcaggtgcaccccgataccggcatctcctccaaggccatgagcatcatgaactcctttgtcaacgatgtgtttgagcgcatcgcaggggaagcctcccgcctggctcattacaacaagcgctccaccatcacctcccgggagatccagaccgcggtccgcctgctgctgcctggggagctggccaagcacgccgtgtccgagggcaccaaggctgtcaccaagtacaccagcgccaagtaa
- the znf585a gene encoding gastrula zinc finger protein XlCGF48.2-like: protein MARFDNEPNTRMDKGATLCEAGNLPKSEFPPAEQPPLANRIKEESGSCKGENRSDCSVNPLTEQIQGTDKSPPIMGCSLNNSSAEDYLLKTIKEEPDSCEEEKLSDYKIVTVSEPVLEDPNPDTFCSLNNSSSPNFMPNAIKEEPYDEEHFSDYRIITVTDPAQVADASPHSTEGSEYDNSMAACTSQLSKGALSVMFNCEVCHTAFNNKSNLVRHQRIHTGEKPFSCSDCGKCFTQRADLNVHRRTHTGEKPFTCSVCGKGFTRRTQLNIHNRIHTGEKPFSCSECGKCFRQSSQLFLHRRNHTGEKPFSCSECGKCFKWRSLLIKHHKTHTGDKSFTCADCGKCFKKFSRLTEHRKCHTGEEPFVCSECGKSFAQSPQLELHMRIHSGEKEFACSDCGKCFKRISLLSEHMRIHTGENTFTCPECGKCFTQHSHLLAHQKGHMGKKPFCCSECGKRFRQSAQLFLHQKAHAGEKPFTCAECGQWFKLYSILVEHQKSHTGEKPFSCSECGKCFKRHTLLTEHQRIHTGENTFSCSVCSKCFTRHSHLTAHEKIHLINKPFPFFNL, encoded by the coding sequence ATGGCTCGTTTCGATAATGAGCCAAACACTAGGATGGATAAAGGAGCAACTTTGTGTGAAGCTGGAAATCTCCCAAAGTCAGAATTccctccagcggaacagcccccactaGCAAACAGAATAAAGGAGGAGTCTGGATCGTGCAAAGGAGAAAACCGCTCAGACTGCAGTGtgaatccccttacagaacagatacagggaacagataaatctccccctatcatggggtgcagcctgaataacagctcggcagaggATTATCTATTAAAAACTATTAAAGAGGAGCCGGATTCGTGTGAAGAAGAGAAACTTTCCGATTACAAAATTGTTACTGTTTCAGAGCCAGTATTGGAAGATCCCAATCCGGATACTTTCTGCAGCCTCAATAACAGCTCATCCCCTAATTTCATGCCAAATGCTATTAAAGAGGAGCCCTATGATGAAGAACATTTTTCCGACTACAGAATTATCACAGTTACCGACCCCGCGCAGGTAGCAGATGCCTCTCCCCACAGCACGGAAGGCAGCGAGTACGACAACAGTATGGCGGCATGCACGTCTCAGCTAAGCAAAGGTGCTCTGAGTGTAATGTTCAACTGTGAGGTGTGCCACACAGCCTTCAACAATAAAAGCAACCTCGTCCGGCATCAGAGAATTCACACCGGAGAAAAACCATTTTCTTGCTCCGACTGCGGAAAGTGTTTTACGCAGCGCGCAGACCTTAATGTGCACcgaagaacccacacaggggagaaaccgttcACCTGTTCTGTTTGTGGGAAAGGTTTCACCCGTCGCACACAACTGAACATCCATAAcagaatccacacaggggagaaaccgttcTCCTGCtccgagtgtgggaaatgtttccggCAAAGCTCGCAGCTCTTTCTGCATCGGAGAaatcacacaggagagaaaccgtTTTCCTGCTCCGAGTGCGGGAAGTGCTTTAAATGGCGCTCGCTTCTCATCAAGCATCACAAGACTCACACCGGAGACAAATCCTTTACTTGCGCCGACTGCGGCAAGTGTTTTAAGAAGTTCTCGCGGCTCACCGAGCACCGTAAGTGCCACACGGGTGAAGAGCCATTTGTTTGTTCCGAATGCGGGAAATCTTTTGCACAGAGCCCACAGCTGGAGTTGCACATGAGGATTCACTCGGGGGAGAAGGAGTTTGCTTGTTCCGACTGCGGGAAGTGCTTCAAGCGCATTTCGCTGCTTAGTGAGCACATGAGAATCCACACCGGAGAGAACACCTTCACTTGCCCCGAATGCGGCAAATGTTTTACGCAGCACTCACACCTTCTTGCTCATCAAAAGGGCCACATGGGCAAGAAGCCATTCTGCTGTTCTGAATGTGGCAAGCGCTTTAGGCAGAGTGCTCAGCTGTTCCTGCACCAGAAGGCCCACGCcggagagaaaccattcacttgcgcCGAATGCGGCCAATGGTTCAAGCTCTACTCCATCCTCGTGGAACATCAAAAGTctcacacgggggagaagcccTTCTCTTGTTCCGAATGCGGGAAGTGCTTTAAGCGCCATACACTCCTCACTGAGCACCAGAGGATTCACACTGGCGAGAACACGTTCTCCTGTTCCGTATGCAGCAAGTGTTTCACGCGTCACTCCCACCTCACCGCTCATGAAAAGATTCACCTGATCAACAAACCCTTTCCTTTCTTCAATCTGTAA
- the LOC101731839 gene encoding histone H1B-like, whose amino-acid sequence MTETAAETAPAPPPAEPAAAKKKQPKKGGAKAKKPAGPSAAELIVKAVSASKERSGVSLAALKKALAAGGYDVERNNSRLKLALKALVTKGTLTQVKGSGASGSFKLNKKPLESKEKAAKKKPAAPKAKKPAAKKAPKSPKKPKKVSAAAKSPKKVKKPAKAAKSPKKPKAAKPKKVAKSPAKKAAKPKAAKSPAKKPTKPKATKSPAKAKAAKPKAAKAKKAAPKK is encoded by the coding sequence ATGACAGAAACTGCAGCTGAAACCGCTCCCGCTCCTCCCCCGGCAGAACCCGCCGCTGCCAAGAAGAAGCAGCCCAAGAAGGGAGGCGCTAAAGCCAAGAAACCCGCCGGGCCCAGCGCGGCCGAACTGATCGTGAAAGCCGTGTCCGCCTCTAAGGAGCGCAGCGGGGTGTCCCTGGCCGCTCTCAAGAAGGCTCTGGCTGCCGGAGGCTACGATGTGGAGAGGAACAACAGCCGCCTCAAGCTGGCTCTCAAGGCCTTGGTCACTAAGGGGACTCTCACCCAAGTCAAGGGGAGCGGAGCCTCCGGATCCTTCAAGCTGAACAAGAAGCCGCTGGAGAGTAAGGAGAAGGCGGCCAAGAAGAAGCCAGCGGCGCCCAAAGCCAAGAAACCAGCGGCAAAGAAGGCGCCCAAGTCCCCTAAAAAGCCCAAGAAGGTCTCGGCAGCAGCAAAGAGCCCCAAGAAGGTGAAGAAACCGGCAAAGGCCGCCAAAAGCCCCAAGAAGCCCAAAGCGGCCAAACCCAAGAAGGTGgccaagagcccggctaaaaaggccgccaagcccaaagctgccaaGAGCCCGGCTAAGAAGCCCACCAAGCCTAAAGCTACAAAGAGCCCCGCAAAGGCCAAGGCAGCCAAACCCAAAGCGGCTAAAGCAAAGAAGGCGGCGCCTAAGAAGTaa
- the LOC108648869 gene encoding histone H3: protein MARTKQTARKSTGGKAPRKQLATKAARKSAPATGGVKKPHRYRPGTVALREIRRYQKSTELLIRKLPFQRLVREIAQDFKTDLRFQSSAVMALQEASEAYLVGLFEDTNLCAIHAKRVTIMPKDIQLARRIRGERA, encoded by the coding sequence ATGGCCCGTACCAAGCAGACCGCCCGTAAATCCACCGGAGGGAAAGCTCCCCGCAAGCAGTTGGCTACCAAGGCAGCCAGGAAAAGCGCCCCAGCCACCGGCGGCGTCAAGAAGCCTCACAGATACCGGCCCGGCACAGTCGCTCTCCGTGAGATCCGCCGCTACCAGAAATCCACCGAGCTGCTCATCCGCAAACTGCCTTTCCAGCGCCTGGTCCGGGAGATCGCTCAGGACTTCAAGACCGACCTGCGCTTCCAGAGCTCAGCCGTCATGGCTCTGCAGGAGGCCAGCGAGGCTTATCTGGTCGGTCTCTTTGAGGACACCAACCTGTGCGCCATCCACGCCAAGAGGGTCACCATCATGCCCAAGGACATCCAGCTGGCCCGCAGGATCCGAGGCGAGAGGGCTTAG